A genome region from Ammoniphilus oxalaticus includes the following:
- a CDS encoding ParM/StbA family protein produces the protein MSTRIAAVDVGNDSLKAIFGKMDSEVNIPNVVAIDVADRPVIGIEELDNQNPFEGIHVRLHSPALMNNNVIYRVGHLATRADNSTELDPGSNKSEEDQTIVMLLTSIALDAVRDENRHLFKRANNVIEATYTLGTGLPLREVKEGRDVAYRSSLLGSVHQVEFLVTPKYQGLKVNIKFDEVKVYPEGFAAFINLVMDNDLNIINKELIDKRIIIQDIGGLSTDIAVIANRRVDDDKAQGFNIGVSESLDSIRDEIRTKHGVELDSRRDIVEIITKKNDRNHIMVKGSRTSVHDIVDRLLLELAKKQYRHLRNVWQRNSQTEICYFVGGGSIVLKDYLKTLNNNLDGYNIDFFEDEKESIWMMANAYYKLIADFARKNQKPTKPSDDQKAASSK, from the coding sequence ATGAGTACTCGAATTGCGGCAGTCGATGTAGGAAATGATTCACTAAAGGCTATTTTTGGGAAGATGGATTCAGAAGTAAATATTCCAAACGTGGTGGCGATTGATGTTGCAGATCGTCCTGTAATCGGAATAGAAGAGTTGGATAATCAAAATCCTTTTGAAGGGATTCACGTTCGTCTGCATTCACCAGCTTTAATGAATAATAATGTGATCTATCGTGTGGGGCACTTGGCGACAAGGGCTGATAACTCGACTGAATTAGATCCCGGCAGCAATAAGTCCGAAGAAGATCAGACAATTGTAATGCTGCTAACTTCTATTGCGTTAGATGCGGTTCGCGATGAGAATCGACATCTTTTTAAGCGGGCTAACAATGTTATTGAGGCTACGTATACGCTAGGCACAGGGCTTCCATTGCGGGAAGTGAAAGAAGGGCGAGATGTTGCTTACCGATCTAGTTTACTTGGCTCTGTGCACCAAGTAGAATTTTTAGTAACGCCGAAGTATCAAGGCTTAAAGGTAAATATTAAATTCGATGAGGTCAAGGTTTATCCGGAAGGGTTTGCCGCTTTCATTAATCTTGTAATGGACAACGATTTAAATATTATCAATAAAGAACTGATCGATAAGAGAATTATTATTCAAGATATCGGCGGTTTGTCGACGGATATTGCGGTCATCGCTAATCGCAGGGTCGATGATGATAAGGCGCAAGGTTTTAACATTGGTGTTTCGGAATCCCTTGACTCAATTCGCGATGAAATTCGCACGAAACATGGTGTGGAATTAGATAGTCGACGTGATATCGTCGAAATCATTACAAAGAAAAATGATCGAAACCACATTATGGTGAAGGGAAGTCGAACGAGCGTTCACGATATTGTTGATCGTTTGCTGTTGGAATTGGCGAAGAAACAATATCGTCATTTGCGCAATGTTTGGCAAAGAAATTCTCAGACAGAGATTTGTTATTTTGTTGGCGGGGGCTCAATCGTTTTAAAGGATTATTTAAAAACCCTCAACAATAATTTAGACGGATACAACATTGACTTTTTTGAAGACGAAAAAGAAAGCATCTGGATGATGGCGAATGCTTACTACAAGTTAATTGCTGATTTTGCTAGAAAGAATCAAAAGCCAACAAAGCCAAGTGACGATCAAAAAGCAGCTAGCTCTAAATAG